A stretch of Oncorhynchus mykiss isolate Arlee chromosome 12, USDA_OmykA_1.1, whole genome shotgun sequence DNA encodes these proteins:
- the LOC110539161 gene encoding interferon a3-like — protein MGSISFWMCLILTICTWHKTFGCTWMRTLPKSRSMFQVFSNNTITVLREMGHVVSREPHITFPYEEYRHVDHFKDDDKIVFISQTLNAIEKLYRSDNYDSFWDQEVVDEFMIDLHRQTLELDQCVKAIRATLPTSDKGVNKNMSLHFKFLKNYLKREEYSASGWEGIRNVVLKHMLRLVTIILTNQ, from the exons ATGGGTTCAATAAGCTTTTGGATGTGCTTGATCCTGACGATTTGCACCTGGCATAAAACCTTCGGATGCACTTGGATGAGGACACTTCCTAAGTCTCGGAGCATGTTCCAAGTGTTCAGCAACAACACCATAACGGTGCTTCGGGAAATG GGTCATGTGGTCTCTCGAGAACCTCATATTACTTTCCCTTACGAGGAATACAGACATGTCGATCATTTCAAG GATGACGACAAGATTGTCTTCATTTCGCAAACTCTGAACGCTATAGAGAAATTGTACAGAAGTGATAACTATGATTCTTTCTGGGACCAGGAAGTAGTTGACGAGTTTATGATTGACCTGCATCGCCAGACCTTGGAGCTGGACCAATGT GTAAAGGCTATAAGAGCTACACTACCAACATCTGACAAAGgagtgaacaaaaatatgagcCTTCACTTCAAATTCCTGAAGAATTACTTGAAACGCGAG GAATACAGCGCAAGCGGCTGGGAAGGCATAAGGAACGTGGTGCTGAAACACATGCTAAGACTAGTCACAATAATATTGACTAACCAATGA